Proteins from a single region of Corylus avellana chromosome ca11, CavTom2PMs-1.0:
- the LOC132166751 gene encoding uncharacterized protein LOC132166751 isoform X3: MPRGLTRTTTSIFISTSVPRTTPPLCKRPFVSHRHFPRPRSVTWTRFLCKCSRNDEDPVDMSKYKEAFSRRMAMAGLKPHHRIGIRCEIAHCDWLDGRPKQGHLQEAARDMRYQTFQKVCDRHHIGVLLIAHHADDQAELFILRLSRNSGVLGLAGMPFTSQIFSTHSHSFGGVSNNHGILLVRPLLDFSKEDMYKICLWGNQEWVEDPSNQILLFARNRIRMSLRDSSSCMFKSELQAVISACRRTRSYVDQVCSKLINQAVVVINQGYAVIDLQILNPSKVEDICLSRFLALVLQFISQRYRPVRGSASKLLLDYIRTFPCKTSLTAAGCYLCPVPGSKGTKTLVCCSVDCPLPSKTQPFHACTYGEQEHCVPCELEQVLVDGKLYSDQLVLDESNVRFLNVTSESVLTEAKRLGMLSESTYRNILLLQREETKRFKSKIELSSDSNSKHGFKSGNTLQSEPLQLGDACYFMSRYLVKWKLNEGIDGSAFSEKANYDLDLGGESWQCHCRSCVAELRHMVESDWLYLAKLSKCASTLDKFQQQGVLSTDREEQIPEKISRCLEYARLSAQRALFSLKSIPVAARGGLPVLVNPQGLLLSIPSIGFNSCPCLVVSAEFKPRVPLGGGQSSFI, translated from the exons ATGCCGCGAGGCCTAACCAGAACCACCACGTCAATCTTCATATCCACGTCCGTCCCCAGAACAACACCACCACTATGCAAACGCCCGTTTGTGTCCCATCGCCATTTCCCTCGACCTCGCTCTGTTACTTGGACTCGGTTCCTGTGCAAGTGCTCTCGTAATGACGAAGACCCCGTCGACATGTCCAAGTACAAGGAAGCTTTCTCCAGGCGAATGGCCATGGCAGGCCTCAAACCCCACCACCGAATCG GAATCAGATGTGAGATTGCCCATTGTGATTGGCTAGATGGTAGGCCAAAACAGGGTCACTTGCAAGAAGCAGCTCGTGACATgag GTATCAAACTTTTCAGAAAGTTTGTGACCGACATCATATTGGTGTTTTGCTTATTGCGCATCATGCAGATGACCAG GCGGAGTTATTCATTCTTAGATTGTCTCGCAATAGTGGTGTGCTTGGACTTGCGGGCATGCCTTTCACATCTCAAATATTCTCTACACATTCACATTCTTTTGGTGGAGTCTCAAATAATCATGGTATTCTTCTTGTGCGACCACTCttggatttttcaaaagaaGATATGTACAAG ATATGTCTTTGGGGTAATCAGGAATGGGTGGAAGACCCatcaaatcaaattcttttgtttgCTCGTAATAGGATTCGAATGTCATTAAGGGATTCATCATCAT GCATGTTCAAGTCTGAGCTACAAGCAGTTATCTCTGCCTGTCGAAGAACACGCTCATACGTTGACCAAGTTTGTAGTAAATTGATAAACCAGGCAGTGGTCGTCATTAAT CAGGGTTATGCTGTTATTGATTTGCAGATTCTTAATCCATCAAAAGTGGAGGACATATGCCTGTCAAGGTTTCTTGCATTGGTTTTGCAG TTCATCTCGCAAAGGTATAGGCCAGTTAGAGGAAGTGCTTCGAAATTGCTGTTGGACTACATTCGTACTTTCCCTTGCAAG ACCTCCCTTACGGCAGCTGGTTGTTACCTTTGTCCAGTTCCGGGATCTAAAGGCACCAAAACCCTGGTTTGTTGTTCTGTTGATTGTCCTTTGCCTTCAAAAACACAACCATTTCATGCATGCACTTATGGAGAACAGGAACACTGTGTTCCATGTGAGTTAGAACAAGTTCTAGTGGATGGAAAATTGTATTCAGACCAATTGGTTCTAGATGAATCCAATGTGCGTTTTTTGAATGTAACATCAGAATCAGTTTTAACTGAAGCCAAAAGACTTGGTATGCTCAGTGAGTCAACGTATAGGAATATTCTCTTATTGCAGAGGGAAGAAACCAAACGCTTCAAGTCCAAAATTGAACTCTCATCTGATTCTAACTCAAAGCATGGGTTCAAATCTGGCAATACATTGCAGAGTGAACCACTTCAACTAGGGGATGCATGTTACTTCATGAGCAGATACTTAGTGAAATGGAAATTGAATGAGGGAATTGATGGCAGTGCATTTTCTGAGAAAGCTAATTATGACTTGGATTTGGGAGGGGAAAGCTGGCAGTGTCATTGCAGGTCTTGTGTAGCTGAGTTGCGACACATGGTTGAATCTGATTGGCTGTATCTTGCCAAGCTGTCAAAATGTGCGAGTACTTTGGATAAATTTCAACAGCAAGGAGTTCTCTCAACTGATAGAGAGGAGCAAATACCAGAGAAGATAAGTCGATGTTTAGAGTATGCAAGGTTATCAGCGCAAAGAGCTCTCTTCTCATTGAAGTCTATTCCAGTTGCTGCAAGAGGAGGCCTACCTGTCCTAGTCAATCCTCAAGGACTGTTACTAAGCATCCCA agCATTGGCTTCAACAGTTGCCCTTGCTTGGTTGTATCTGCAGAATTCAAGCCAAGAGTACCACTTGGGGGAGGTCAGAGTTCGTTTATCTAG
- the LOC132166751 gene encoding uncharacterized protein LOC132166751 isoform X2, translating to MPRGLTRTTTSIFISTSVPRTTPPLCKRPFVSHRHFPRPRSVTWTRFLCKCSRNDEDPVDMSKYKEAFSRRMAMAGLKPHHRIALGVSGGPDSMALCVLTASWKTNGLNAAGESSGFIDGILAIIVDHGLRAESKDEANIVSNRVSQMGIRCEIAHCDWLDGRPKQGHLQEAARDMRYQTFQKVCDRHHIGVLLIAHHADDQAELFILRLSRNSGVLGLAGMPFTSQIFSTHSHSFGGVSNNHGILLVRPLLDFSKEDMYKICLWGNQEWVEDPSNQILLFARNRIRMSLRDSSSCMFKSELQAVISACRRTRSYVDQVCSKLINQAVVVINGYAVIDLQILNPSKVEDICLSRFLALVLQFISQRYRPVRGSASKLLLDYIRTFPCKTSLTAAGCYLCPVPGSKGTKTLVCCSVDCPLPSKTQPFHACTYGEQEHCVPCELEQVLVDGKLYSDQLVLDESNVRFLNVTSESVLTEAKRLGMLSESTYRNILLLQREETKRFKSKIELSSDSNSKHGFKSGNTLQSEPLQLGDACYFMSRYLVKWKLNEGIDGSAFSEKANYDLDLGGESWQCHCRSCVAELRHMVESDWLYLAKLSKCASTLDKFQQQGVLSTDREEQIPEKISRCLEYARLSAQRALFSLKSIPVAARGGLPVLVNPQGLLLSIPSIGFNSCPCLVVSAEFKPRVPLGGGQSSFI from the exons ATGCCGCGAGGCCTAACCAGAACCACCACGTCAATCTTCATATCCACGTCCGTCCCCAGAACAACACCACCACTATGCAAACGCCCGTTTGTGTCCCATCGCCATTTCCCTCGACCTCGCTCTGTTACTTGGACTCGGTTCCTGTGCAAGTGCTCTCGTAATGACGAAGACCCCGTCGACATGTCCAAGTACAAGGAAGCTTTCTCCAGGCGAATGGCCATGGCAGGCCTCAAACCCCACCACCGAATCG CTTTGGGAGTCTCTGGAGGCCCTGACAGTATGGCACTTTGTGTTTTAACTGCCAGTTGGAAAACCAATGGCCTTAATGCTGCTGGAGAGAGTAGTGGTTTCATTGATGGGATTTTGGCAATAATTGTCGATCATGGGCTACGTGCCGAAAGCAAAGATGAGGCAAATATTGTGAGCAATCGAGTTTCTCAAATGG GAATCAGATGTGAGATTGCCCATTGTGATTGGCTAGATGGTAGGCCAAAACAGGGTCACTTGCAAGAAGCAGCTCGTGACATgag GTATCAAACTTTTCAGAAAGTTTGTGACCGACATCATATTGGTGTTTTGCTTATTGCGCATCATGCAGATGACCAG GCGGAGTTATTCATTCTTAGATTGTCTCGCAATAGTGGTGTGCTTGGACTTGCGGGCATGCCTTTCACATCTCAAATATTCTCTACACATTCACATTCTTTTGGTGGAGTCTCAAATAATCATGGTATTCTTCTTGTGCGACCACTCttggatttttcaaaagaaGATATGTACAAG ATATGTCTTTGGGGTAATCAGGAATGGGTGGAAGACCCatcaaatcaaattcttttgtttgCTCGTAATAGGATTCGAATGTCATTAAGGGATTCATCATCAT GCATGTTCAAGTCTGAGCTACAAGCAGTTATCTCTGCCTGTCGAAGAACACGCTCATACGTTGACCAAGTTTGTAGTAAATTGATAAACCAGGCAGTGGTCGTCATTAAT GGTTATGCTGTTATTGATTTGCAGATTCTTAATCCATCAAAAGTGGAGGACATATGCCTGTCAAGGTTTCTTGCATTGGTTTTGCAG TTCATCTCGCAAAGGTATAGGCCAGTTAGAGGAAGTGCTTCGAAATTGCTGTTGGACTACATTCGTACTTTCCCTTGCAAG ACCTCCCTTACGGCAGCTGGTTGTTACCTTTGTCCAGTTCCGGGATCTAAAGGCACCAAAACCCTGGTTTGTTGTTCTGTTGATTGTCCTTTGCCTTCAAAAACACAACCATTTCATGCATGCACTTATGGAGAACAGGAACACTGTGTTCCATGTGAGTTAGAACAAGTTCTAGTGGATGGAAAATTGTATTCAGACCAATTGGTTCTAGATGAATCCAATGTGCGTTTTTTGAATGTAACATCAGAATCAGTTTTAACTGAAGCCAAAAGACTTGGTATGCTCAGTGAGTCAACGTATAGGAATATTCTCTTATTGCAGAGGGAAGAAACCAAACGCTTCAAGTCCAAAATTGAACTCTCATCTGATTCTAACTCAAAGCATGGGTTCAAATCTGGCAATACATTGCAGAGTGAACCACTTCAACTAGGGGATGCATGTTACTTCATGAGCAGATACTTAGTGAAATGGAAATTGAATGAGGGAATTGATGGCAGTGCATTTTCTGAGAAAGCTAATTATGACTTGGATTTGGGAGGGGAAAGCTGGCAGTGTCATTGCAGGTCTTGTGTAGCTGAGTTGCGACACATGGTTGAATCTGATTGGCTGTATCTTGCCAAGCTGTCAAAATGTGCGAGTACTTTGGATAAATTTCAACAGCAAGGAGTTCTCTCAACTGATAGAGAGGAGCAAATACCAGAGAAGATAAGTCGATGTTTAGAGTATGCAAGGTTATCAGCGCAAAGAGCTCTCTTCTCATTGAAGTCTATTCCAGTTGCTGCAAGAGGAGGCCTACCTGTCCTAGTCAATCCTCAAGGACTGTTACTAAGCATCCCA agCATTGGCTTCAACAGTTGCCCTTGCTTGGTTGTATCTGCAGAATTCAAGCCAAGAGTACCACTTGGGGGAGGTCAGAGTTCGTTTATCTAG
- the LOC132166751 gene encoding uncharacterized protein LOC132166751 isoform X1, with the protein MPRGLTRTTTSIFISTSVPRTTPPLCKRPFVSHRHFPRPRSVTWTRFLCKCSRNDEDPVDMSKYKEAFSRRMAMAGLKPHHRIALGVSGGPDSMALCVLTASWKTNGLNAAGESSGFIDGILAIIVDHGLRAESKDEANIVSNRVSQMGIRCEIAHCDWLDGRPKQGHLQEAARDMRYQTFQKVCDRHHIGVLLIAHHADDQAELFILRLSRNSGVLGLAGMPFTSQIFSTHSHSFGGVSNNHGILLVRPLLDFSKEDMYKICLWGNQEWVEDPSNQILLFARNRIRMSLRDSSSCMFKSELQAVISACRRTRSYVDQVCSKLINQAVVVINQGYAVIDLQILNPSKVEDICLSRFLALVLQFISQRYRPVRGSASKLLLDYIRTFPCKTSLTAAGCYLCPVPGSKGTKTLVCCSVDCPLPSKTQPFHACTYGEQEHCVPCELEQVLVDGKLYSDQLVLDESNVRFLNVTSESVLTEAKRLGMLSESTYRNILLLQREETKRFKSKIELSSDSNSKHGFKSGNTLQSEPLQLGDACYFMSRYLVKWKLNEGIDGSAFSEKANYDLDLGGESWQCHCRSCVAELRHMVESDWLYLAKLSKCASTLDKFQQQGVLSTDREEQIPEKISRCLEYARLSAQRALFSLKSIPVAARGGLPVLVNPQGLLLSIPSIGFNSCPCLVVSAEFKPRVPLGGGQSSFI; encoded by the exons ATGCCGCGAGGCCTAACCAGAACCACCACGTCAATCTTCATATCCACGTCCGTCCCCAGAACAACACCACCACTATGCAAACGCCCGTTTGTGTCCCATCGCCATTTCCCTCGACCTCGCTCTGTTACTTGGACTCGGTTCCTGTGCAAGTGCTCTCGTAATGACGAAGACCCCGTCGACATGTCCAAGTACAAGGAAGCTTTCTCCAGGCGAATGGCCATGGCAGGCCTCAAACCCCACCACCGAATCG CTTTGGGAGTCTCTGGAGGCCCTGACAGTATGGCACTTTGTGTTTTAACTGCCAGTTGGAAAACCAATGGCCTTAATGCTGCTGGAGAGAGTAGTGGTTTCATTGATGGGATTTTGGCAATAATTGTCGATCATGGGCTACGTGCCGAAAGCAAAGATGAGGCAAATATTGTGAGCAATCGAGTTTCTCAAATGG GAATCAGATGTGAGATTGCCCATTGTGATTGGCTAGATGGTAGGCCAAAACAGGGTCACTTGCAAGAAGCAGCTCGTGACATgag GTATCAAACTTTTCAGAAAGTTTGTGACCGACATCATATTGGTGTTTTGCTTATTGCGCATCATGCAGATGACCAG GCGGAGTTATTCATTCTTAGATTGTCTCGCAATAGTGGTGTGCTTGGACTTGCGGGCATGCCTTTCACATCTCAAATATTCTCTACACATTCACATTCTTTTGGTGGAGTCTCAAATAATCATGGTATTCTTCTTGTGCGACCACTCttggatttttcaaaagaaGATATGTACAAG ATATGTCTTTGGGGTAATCAGGAATGGGTGGAAGACCCatcaaatcaaattcttttgtttgCTCGTAATAGGATTCGAATGTCATTAAGGGATTCATCATCAT GCATGTTCAAGTCTGAGCTACAAGCAGTTATCTCTGCCTGTCGAAGAACACGCTCATACGTTGACCAAGTTTGTAGTAAATTGATAAACCAGGCAGTGGTCGTCATTAAT CAGGGTTATGCTGTTATTGATTTGCAGATTCTTAATCCATCAAAAGTGGAGGACATATGCCTGTCAAGGTTTCTTGCATTGGTTTTGCAG TTCATCTCGCAAAGGTATAGGCCAGTTAGAGGAAGTGCTTCGAAATTGCTGTTGGACTACATTCGTACTTTCCCTTGCAAG ACCTCCCTTACGGCAGCTGGTTGTTACCTTTGTCCAGTTCCGGGATCTAAAGGCACCAAAACCCTGGTTTGTTGTTCTGTTGATTGTCCTTTGCCTTCAAAAACACAACCATTTCATGCATGCACTTATGGAGAACAGGAACACTGTGTTCCATGTGAGTTAGAACAAGTTCTAGTGGATGGAAAATTGTATTCAGACCAATTGGTTCTAGATGAATCCAATGTGCGTTTTTTGAATGTAACATCAGAATCAGTTTTAACTGAAGCCAAAAGACTTGGTATGCTCAGTGAGTCAACGTATAGGAATATTCTCTTATTGCAGAGGGAAGAAACCAAACGCTTCAAGTCCAAAATTGAACTCTCATCTGATTCTAACTCAAAGCATGGGTTCAAATCTGGCAATACATTGCAGAGTGAACCACTTCAACTAGGGGATGCATGTTACTTCATGAGCAGATACTTAGTGAAATGGAAATTGAATGAGGGAATTGATGGCAGTGCATTTTCTGAGAAAGCTAATTATGACTTGGATTTGGGAGGGGAAAGCTGGCAGTGTCATTGCAGGTCTTGTGTAGCTGAGTTGCGACACATGGTTGAATCTGATTGGCTGTATCTTGCCAAGCTGTCAAAATGTGCGAGTACTTTGGATAAATTTCAACAGCAAGGAGTTCTCTCAACTGATAGAGAGGAGCAAATACCAGAGAAGATAAGTCGATGTTTAGAGTATGCAAGGTTATCAGCGCAAAGAGCTCTCTTCTCATTGAAGTCTATTCCAGTTGCTGCAAGAGGAGGCCTACCTGTCCTAGTCAATCCTCAAGGACTGTTACTAAGCATCCCA agCATTGGCTTCAACAGTTGCCCTTGCTTGGTTGTATCTGCAGAATTCAAGCCAAGAGTACCACTTGGGGGAGGTCAGAGTTCGTTTATCTAG